From a region of the Candidatus Eisenbacteria bacterium genome:
- the secD gene encoding protein translocase subunit SecD: MNRIAPWKVIAVLAATVLAGYYLWPSYVYYSMTPAQRETARVADPKKFAATRDRAIHLGLDLQGGMHLVLEVDRSKLNPAEAKDAVDRALEVIRRRVDEFGVGERPIQREGQDRIALQLPGLTDRIRAREIVGKTALLEFRLVRTPDETRSVFARLDAFLAGRGAGRNMGLDTLLQSHPLTGHFIDMGTGAFVREQDVPTVQNLLATAGLDSILPSDSQLMWGDEGQGMSGVTGRSLYVLKRTPEMTGGSIATAQAQIGLDETNPAAWGVSLTMTPAGSAELARVSGNNIGRNLAIVLDGRVNSAPVLRQHITGGQASISGNFDIAASRDLAIVLRAGALPAPVHIVEERSVGPSLGADSIRQGLTAMLIGTLLVVIFMCIYYQLSGVIAVGAMLLNIVYVFACLAGVGATLTLPGIAGLALTVGMAVDTNVLVFERIREELRAGKSVRQAVQLGYDRAFRTILDAHFTTLFSAAILFAFGTGPIKGFAVTLSIGLIANMFTAVLFTRMIYDWMLGRRDVQRLSI, from the coding sequence ATGAACCGCATCGCCCCGTGGAAGGTCATTGCCGTCCTGGCGGCGACTGTCCTGGCCGGGTACTACCTGTGGCCGTCCTACGTCTACTACTCGATGACCCCGGCTCAGCGCGAGACCGCGCGCGTCGCGGACCCCAAGAAGTTCGCCGCGACCCGTGATCGGGCGATCCATCTGGGCCTCGATCTTCAGGGCGGCATGCATCTGGTCCTCGAAGTCGACCGGTCGAAGCTCAATCCGGCCGAGGCCAAGGACGCGGTCGACCGGGCCCTCGAGGTCATCCGTCGCCGCGTCGACGAGTTCGGCGTCGGCGAACGACCGATTCAGCGCGAAGGGCAGGATCGGATCGCGCTGCAGCTCCCGGGGCTCACCGATCGCATTCGTGCCCGCGAGATCGTCGGCAAGACCGCCTTGCTCGAGTTCCGACTGGTGCGCACGCCGGACGAGACGCGCAGCGTGTTCGCGCGCCTCGACGCGTTCCTGGCCGGGCGTGGCGCGGGCCGCAACATGGGCCTCGACACGCTGCTTCAGAGCCATCCGCTGACCGGCCACTTCATCGACATGGGAACCGGCGCGTTCGTGCGCGAACAGGACGTCCCGACGGTTCAGAATCTGCTCGCCACCGCGGGCTTGGATTCGATCCTGCCGAGCGATTCGCAGCTGATGTGGGGTGACGAAGGTCAGGGCATGTCCGGCGTGACCGGGCGTTCGCTCTACGTGCTCAAGCGCACTCCCGAGATGACCGGCGGCTCGATCGCCACCGCTCAAGCCCAGATCGGCCTGGACGAGACGAATCCGGCCGCGTGGGGCGTCTCGCTCACCATGACTCCGGCGGGCAGCGCGGAGCTCGCGCGCGTCTCGGGCAACAACATCGGCCGCAATCTCGCGATCGTGCTCGATGGCAGGGTCAACTCGGCGCCGGTGCTTCGCCAGCACATCACCGGCGGCCAGGCCTCGATCAGCGGCAACTTCGACATCGCGGCTTCGCGCGATCTGGCGATCGTGCTTCGCGCGGGCGCGCTGCCGGCGCCGGTGCACATCGTGGAAGAGCGCTCGGTCGGACCGTCGCTCGGCGCCGATTCGATTCGACAGGGCCTGACCGCGATGCTGATCGGAACCCTGCTGGTCGTGATCTTCATGTGCATCTACTACCAGCTCTCGGGCGTGATCGCGGTCGGCGCGATGCTCCTGAACATCGTCTACGTCTTCGCGTGCCTCGCGGGGGTCGGCGCGACGCTGACACTGCCGGGCATCGCGGGTCTCGCACTCACCGTCGGCATGGCGGTCGACACCAACGTGCTGGTGTTCGAGCGCATCCGCGAAGAGCTGCGGGCCGGCAAGTCGGTGCGTCAGGCCGTCCAGCTCGGCTATGACCGCGCGTTCCGGACGATTCTGGACGCCCATTTCACCACGCTCTTCAGCGCAGCGATCCTGTTCGCGTTCGGGACCGGGCCCATCAAGGGCTTCGCCGTCACGCTCTCGATCGGGTTGATCGCGAACATGTTCACCGCGGTGTTGTTCACCCGCATGATCTACGACTGGATGCTGGGACGTCGCGACGTCCAGCGTCTCAGCATCTAG
- the secF gene encoding protein translocase subunit SecF: protein MIQFLVGTKFPFMKYRRYSYLVSGALMLATIVWLVMHGGPRLGVDFTGGTLLQVRAANNVATDVVRTAVEASGHTGAEIQQIEAEGHTEYMIRLAAQSGDPFPAIHAAVEQRAPGTNLELRRTEQVGPKVGRELRDKALWAVLGSLGGILLFVGIRYEFKFALGAVMALFHDVLITLGALCFTNREVSLTVVAALLTIAGFSINDTIVVFDRIRERSKAMRKDPHERVMDMAVNETLSRTIITSLTVFLTALALLVWGGDVLRDFSFAMVVGVLFGTYSSVYVASGLALDIWLWLDRRKETKSK, encoded by the coding sequence ATGATTCAGTTCCTGGTGGGGACGAAATTCCCCTTCATGAAGTACCGCCGCTATTCGTACCTGGTCTCGGGTGCGCTGATGCTGGCGACGATCGTGTGGCTCGTCATGCACGGCGGTCCGCGCCTCGGCGTCGACTTCACCGGCGGCACGCTGCTGCAGGTGAGAGCGGCGAACAACGTGGCGACCGACGTGGTCCGCACCGCCGTGGAGGCGAGCGGCCACACCGGAGCCGAGATCCAGCAGATCGAAGCCGAGGGCCACACCGAGTACATGATTCGTCTGGCGGCTCAGTCGGGTGATCCGTTTCCCGCCATCCACGCGGCGGTCGAACAGCGCGCGCCCGGCACCAACCTGGAGCTGCGCCGCACCGAACAGGTCGGCCCCAAGGTCGGTCGTGAACTGCGCGACAAGGCGCTGTGGGCCGTGCTCGGAAGTCTCGGCGGCATTCTGCTGTTCGTCGGCATTCGCTACGAATTCAAGTTCGCTCTTGGCGCCGTCATGGCGCTTTTCCACGACGTGCTCATCACGCTCGGAGCGCTGTGCTTCACGAACCGGGAAGTCTCGCTCACCGTGGTCGCAGCGCTGCTGACGATCGCGGGTTTCTCGATCAACGACACGATCGTGGTGTTCGATCGCATCCGTGAGCGCTCGAAGGCGATGCGCAAGGATCCGCACGAGCGGGTCATGGACATGGCGGTCAACGAAACGCTGTCGCGCACCATCATCACCTCGCTCACCGTGTTCCTGACGGCGCTGGCGCTGCTCGTGTGGGGCGGCGACGTACTTCGCGACTTCTCGTTCGCGATGGTCGTCGGCGTGTTGTTCGGCACTTACTCGTCGGTTTACGTCGCCAGCGGACTCGCGCTCGACATCTGGCTGTGGCTCGATCGCCGCAAGGAAACGAAATCGAAATGA